The genomic region GTTACACGAAGCTGTGATGTGATTGGTCAGAAAACGtcagatcagatcagagaaAAGCAAACTACACGGACACACATGCGATTTACAacgatgacctttgacctcgaACCTAGAAAGTGAAGCTGGCTCTACATTTAAGACCTCAGCAGAGTCTGTTTTGGTCTCAACTTAAGTTTAATCGTCTTTGATCAAAGAGCCAAATGTTCTGTATTTGACGTCATCTGTaagacacaaaataaaaaagactaaaCACACTGCAGGTGTCACATGTACAGGCCATGAAgtccatgtgtgtgttgatatggtgttttattgagaatttactgtttttatggttacaccacttagacatttttgccataatcctctaatatattctctctaaatggattaaaagcagaaatttgatgctgggtccacaaaaaaagaatgtgtgaagttattcatacgtttattttcacattttaaccctttaaatttaaactaaacatcATGGACACTAACAAACTCATTGACCCTTAATGTTGGAGGATAAATAAAACCAGTGATACTAACGTCAGGATAAACATGTGATCTGGTACTTTCACTTATAAACATAATAACACAAGAGGCTCCGTgttgtttcaatattaaatatgacTTTACATAACAGGCTgggactaaaccacatggacacaaacagCCTCACTGACCCGTCTATCATACCTCATAATAACAACCAAacgtttcctctctctccttcagttgTTGCTGGTTGAAGCTCGGTCGTCCATTTTCCCTCCAGTTTAAACACGGCTTCCAGTTTGCAGGATTTTAACGACTTTAATggaagaaaatcaacatttctgtaAGCGTTgccccaaaaaataaatataagcaGCGTGAGCACATCAGAAACGCACTGAGTGCACAACGATTTGACCATCAGCAACTGAAAAAGGTTCAAACTCAGTTCTTTACATTTAGATTCAACTCTGAACATCCAGGGAGGGACGAGATGTGACGTTCGGTCCTTTTGTCGATTGGAGTCGTGACGTGAAATGATTTGATGTATGGAAAGCCAAAAGGGTCAAAAACACATGAACTTGACATATGAAGTCACATTTGACTCCAGAtgccattttttacttttttaaaaacttattttaaaGCCAGTTTTCCATTTCAAACAAGTTAATGTCCTCATTTCTCTCTTGGGAACTCCTGTGAAACCATTCCGGTATTCCATCAAGTTAAAGTTTAATAACTTGGTGACTTGCGTGAGTTTGACTGATTGACATACAGACTTTTTTTACACCTCTGGATTTAATGTGAATCTGAATTTAAGGAACAGAATCTGAAGTTCATCTTGTTGAAATCCCCGGCTGTGCAACCCCTCGTCTCTTCCCGTGAAACTATCTCCACTCTTGTTCcatctctcttcttctgtggtcgGTCTATGGCTCGGGCGTTGGCGGCGGGGCGTCGCCAGGCTGGTCGGATCGCGACGGCAGTTTCTTCTCCAGTTTGGTGACTCTGTGCTTGATTTTGCTGTGCATGGCTTCGTGCTCGGCCAGCATGCGGGCATAACGCGTCTGCATGGTGTCCAGCATGGTCGTCATCCGGTCCACCTTCTCCTCAATCTCTTTGGGGTCGGGGCCCTGCGCTGCCacctggaggacaacaggaggtattacttttatttaatatgatcTTATGGGTTTTTATTGGACAGTTGatggcagagaggccaacaggaaacaacaggagagagagaatgaggtaCGACATGCAACAAAGAACAAAGATTACTTTAATTTTAGCCAATCAGCctctttgctgtttgttttattatctgtatGAGATCATGTGACCATTTACCTCCAGGTCCAGCAGTCCATCCTTCATCAGAATCTGACGTCCCTTCTCCTCCAGCATCGCTTTGGCGTCCGGATACTCCGTCAGCGCCTCCATCAGGTCGTCTTTAGACAGACAGAAGAGATCAGAGTAGCCGATGCTCCTGATGTTGGCTGTCCTCCTGTTTCCCGCCTTACTGCctgtagaagaagaacaaagaccAAAGACATCCTGTTAATGTCAGGATCGATTTTTAAACTCACTGGTACAGTTGAAAGCCAAATATCAAGGCTAGTAAAGCTGTCAACCTGAACCGAactcctgcacatgctcagtagcgtaaTGAAGAgtttgtgatgtgtttttaatagtttctggacAAGAAACTTTTGGACAAAGTCTACGATTCAGTGGCACCGCAAAGCTCACAAAAGATTAAAAGGTAAAGATAGAACCCTGTAGAAATCCTAACCCAGTACTGGGAGCAGTGGACAGCCACTATACAGCACCCAGGGACCAACTCCAGTTCTATGTCAGTACCTCGGTCACACTGACAGGAGAATTAACCTAACATACATCCCAGCCAGCACGTCCATGtaggccccacatgggttaaatgtgggctacgtgagtgggcatgggcttgaactgggcaaatttttcaggtcccacatggtttcagtcaCCTGGGCCCCATGTGgactaaatgggccccatttagggtccattctgatcccacttagaccccatatgggcaaacatatggtgTCTACATAGGTCTCACCCAGTTTGGCCCCACCTGAAGCCCATATGAGCAAAAACAGGTGgagccaccatggaaactgcagacaaacccacttgggacccatatttgtaGCACAAATTTAACCCTTATAGATCCCACATGGATATACTGGCTGGGATGTTTTTGACAATGAGAGGAAACCCACACAAGCACTGGGAGAGCAGGCAACAGCTGGGTATCGAACCCAAGACCTTGCTGTATGGAAACAGTGCTAACCACCCAGACATCAtaccataaaaacataaaaaccttaaaaactACAGAAAACTCGCTCTGAATCCATAAATGCTACAGACACtgaacaaaacatataaaaagggaaaacacaTACCAAAAAAATTCAAACAAAGCTAGTCGTTACATCgaggagttccagtcctctacCTGGTTCATGATTTCACCATTTATTCAGGTTGGCAATATTGTGCCAAACTGAATAAATCACCactatttcatttatttcttgtcTGTTTGGATGTAGAGACAGGTGCTGGTGTTCTTATGTGATTGATACACATGTCATTTAAGATCTTAAGAGTTTACCTTTAATAGCCAGGATACTGATTTCGCCGAAGTAGCTTCCGTCACTCAAGACGACAAACTGCTTGATGCCGTCGTCAGCGACGACAGCGAGTTTTCCCTCCTTGATGATGTACATCTCTCTGCCGATGTCGCCCTTCTTACAGATATaatctcctggactgtagaccTGAGGCTGCAGCTTCAGCACCAACTCCACCAGCAGACCGGCCTCGCAGTCCGCAAAGATACGAACCTGCAGCACAACACAGAGATTACATATCCATATATATATTCCACGGCTAACGTTTCATATCTTTTGGTGTAATTTGCAGACCTTCTTCAGGGTGTCCAGGTGGACGTTGATGGCGATCTCGGCTCTCAGTTTGTCCGGCAGGTACATCAGCACCGCCCTCTCATCCACTGCTTTCTTATTGGTCCACAGGAAGTCAAACCACTTGATGACTCGCTTCTCCAGGTCAACCGTTACCTGGAGAGGGTTAAAGTTCAGATATCAGACTGGACTCTGATGGACCACCGTTTCTCTTGTCTACTGTTTGATagaaacaacatttatttgtatttttaacttgtttatagagcagatttgaaagaaaaaaagtctttataaCAATCAAAACTCTAATGGtgataaataaagtgaaaagtTTGAACTGTTGCATTAAACCTCCCAGATATTTCcagatgtgtttatttgtgtttaactCGTTTAGTAGAAAAGGCCAAATTGAGGCATTGAAACACTTTTAATCTCTCTAACTTTTCTTAAATCCACTTTGTACAGCTGGTGGACAGAACTGGACCACTGACTGACCTTTCGGAAGGTCATGTACTGTTTGATGGCGTCGATGCGGGCCTGGAAGTCGGCTCTGGCAGCGTTCATGTTTGTGATCATGGAGCCGACGTTACCGACGATGGTGGCGAAGATAAGCACACCCACctggaagaaaacaaaatacatacaatatgaaaaatgcaccaaaaagGCTTTGACTTTGGTGGCTAAGCTTTTGACCACCTGAACACCGTTGATCCTCTAAAGCTTAACTACCTTCTACTTTCAAGACTTCCTCACAAGACTTCACATACCTCAGGATTCAAATCAGGGATACATTTAAGGATTTAACCCGGTAACAGAAAGATCTCAAACATTGGTCAATACTGACTATAAAACAATTCCAGAttgatgaaaatgtcaaatggtgtaaccacagtataatgatagatattaaatattgtatcagctacagtgtgtttaagtggacttatactaataatgacttcatttaaaacatgtaaatgtttcctggtctccatggtaaccagatgaaatgtaatatttagaacaatagtattccattagctttatttaatacaaaagttataatgtaagatcatgccacactagttgatatggtgttaggtaggaaggaaggaaggaaggaaggaaggaaggaaggaaggaaggaaggaaggaaggaaggatgtaagatcatgccaaactagttgatatggtgttaggtaggaaggaaggaaggaaggaaggaaggaaggaaggaaggaagggaggaaggaaggaaggaaggaaggaaggaaggaaggaaagaaggtgttttattgactatttactgtttttaagcaacgttgaattatttggtacaaagtttttatggttacaccacttagacatttttaccataatcctctaatatattctctctaaatggattaaaagcagaaatttgatgatgggtccacaaaaaaagaatgtgtgaagttattcatacgtttattttcacattttaaccctttaaatttaaactaaacctcatgaaCTCAATAAAACCTCATTGACCCGTATACATGCTGATACTTGTTTCCAATCTTTATAAAATCATCTTTGAGCTTCACTCACCAAGAAATCAGTGACGACAAAGAAGTACTCAGAGTTCTCCTGCGGGGGCGGCGTCTCTCCGATGGTGGTGAGTGTCAGTGTGGACCAGTACATACTGAAGGCGTACTTCCTCACCAGGCGACCGAACTCTGGATTTGAAGGGTCGGGATACACAAACCTGTCGTAGCCAAAACCTAAAAGAGTAGAGAGCACACAATAGCTTAGAGGCTTT from Scomber japonicus isolate fScoJap1 chromosome 22, fScoJap1.pri, whole genome shotgun sequence harbors:
- the cnga1b gene encoding cGMP-gated cation channel alpha-1, producing the protein MAKVGPLVPPTIVLQDMEEEPEEVREQGRAAQTGPGVLFNVNNSNNNDEDDEEEKKKKKKEKKEKKEQKAKEKQEKKERKEKKKKDKEEKQRLKEEKQKEKEKEKEKEKEKEKAKEEAAKEITVIDPAGNTYYHWLGIITMPVMYNWTLIIARACFEELQSDYLLYWFALDLFSDIVYIADMIFRTRTGYLEQGLLVKDEKKLRERYMKSFQFKLDLISMIPTDLFYFLVGVKYPEIRLNKLFRFNRMLEFFQRTETRTNYPNALRISNLVMYIVIIIHWNACLYYSFSKAIGFGYDRFVYPDPSNPEFGRLVRKYAFSMYWSTLTLTTIGETPPPQENSEYFFVVTDFLVGVLIFATIVGNVGSMITNMNAARADFQARIDAIKQYMTFRKVTVDLEKRVIKWFDFLWTNKKAVDERAVLMYLPDKLRAEIAINVHLDTLKKVRIFADCEAGLLVELVLKLQPQVYSPGDYICKKGDIGREMYIIKEGKLAVVADDGIKQFVVLSDGSYFGEISILAIKGSKAGNRRTANIRSIGYSDLFCLSKDDLMEALTEYPDAKAMLEEKGRQILMKDGLLDLEVAAQGPDPKEIEEKVDRMTTMLDTMQTRYARMLAEHEAMHSKIKHRVTKLEKKLPSRSDQPGDAPPPTPEP